The following proteins are co-located in the Pyrobaculum calidifontis JCM 11548 genome:
- a CDS encoding thermonuclease family protein: protein MLRLGLFAAVVALALLFAVPTFGAVEEHCGVVTRVVDGDTFYVSGLPERVRLADVDAPELSTAEGQRAKAALEALLLGRRVCLDIDDLYKTDRYGRFVAVAYLDYNETHWLNVNQWLVERGYAAYVDYPNEFHPPWPLYLPKAAAPKATTSVTPVTVTVTQTSTTTVATTNTVTATVTVTKTVTDTVVVTHTVTQKEPVTYTVTTTTTVTETAIAFGGYALALLAVVVALLLMAAVVAKLAKR from the coding sequence GTGTTGAGGTTGGGCTTGTTTGCCGCTGTTGTCGCTCTTGCGCTGTTGTTTGCAGTCCCAACGTTTGGCGCAGTTGAGGAGCACTGCGGCGTAGTCACTAGGGTCGTCGATGGGGACACGTTCTATGTGTCTGGCTTGCCCGAGCGGGTTAGGCTGGCCGACGTCGACGCTCCCGAGCTCTCTACTGCTGAGGGGCAGAGGGCCAAGGCGGCGCTTGAGGCCCTCCTCCTGGGGAGGCGGGTCTGTCTAGACATAGACGACTTGTACAAGACCGACAGATATGGACGCTTCGTCGCTGTGGCGTACCTCGACTACAACGAGACGCATTGGCTGAACGTAAACCAGTGGCTCGTCGAGCGCGGCTACGCCGCATACGTGGACTACCCCAACGAGTTCCACCCGCCGTGGCCCCTCTACTTGCCCAAGGCCGCTGCGCCTAAGGCGACGACCAGCGTAACCCCCGTCACCGTCACAGTAACTCAGACTTCCACCACTACGGTGGCGACCACAAACACAGTCACAGCCACGGTGACGGTCACCAAAACTGTGACAGATACAGTGGTGGTTACGCATACGGTAACGCAAAAGGAGCCTGTCACGTACACGGTAACCACCACTACCACGGTAACTGAAACTGCCATAGCCTTCGGCGGCTACGCCTTGGCACTGTTAGCCGTAGTCGTGGCCCTACTGCTAATGGCGGCTGTCGTAGCTAAATTAGCCAAGCGATAA
- a CDS encoding ATPase domain-containing protein, with protein MSKKRERDPLEELEGVGPKTLERLRELGVTSVEHLAEFTVEELVEAGVEYDRAVKILQQAIQRVGTTRPLTARELRSQQRRVFKTGVSEFDEKTPWRGIREAFIYEFAGEFGAGKSMLAHQLSVAALAQGFTTRVVYIDTEGTFNDGLVEAVAKRFGLDVDKALEAIVVYQPANVVQLEQIVKFDLPRHIAEGCRLAVIDTITALYRAEFVGREMLAARQQRIHYLVDWLRRHARTFGLTSVLTNQVMDVPEAFSVGKRPAGGNVLAHAVNARFMMARPNKAKAEGYMWPLDVPGMPPDVRIDYRITDAGLE; from the coding sequence ATGAGCAAGAAGAGGGAAAGAGACCCCCTAGAGGAGCTTGAGGGAGTTGGCCCTAAGACGCTTGAGCGTCTTAGGGAGCTTGGGGTTACGTCTGTGGAGCACTTGGCCGAGTTCACCGTTGAGGAGCTGGTGGAGGCTGGCGTGGAGTACGACCGCGCCGTCAAAATCCTTCAACAGGCAATTCAGCGCGTCGGCACGACTAGGCCGTTAACGGCTAGGGAGCTCCGCTCGCAACAGAGGCGCGTTTTCAAGACCGGAGTCTCCGAATTCGACGAGAAGACTCCCTGGCGCGGCATCCGCGAAGCCTTCATCTACGAATTCGCCGGGGAATTCGGCGCGGGCAAGTCCATGCTGGCACACCAGCTCTCTGTCGCGGCGTTGGCGCAGGGCTTCACGACGCGTGTGGTGTACATAGACACCGAGGGGACGTTCAACGACGGCCTTGTCGAGGCAGTGGCAAAGAGGTTCGGCCTCGACGTCGACAAGGCGTTAGAGGCAATCGTCGTTTATCAGCCGGCCAACGTGGTTCAGCTTGAGCAAATCGTCAAGTTCGACCTACCACGGCACATAGCGGAGGGCTGCCGCCTCGCCGTGATTGACACCATTACTGCGCTGTACCGCGCCGAGTTCGTTGGGAGGGAGATGCTGGCGGCTAGACAGCAACGCATTCACTACCTCGTGGATTGGCTGAGGAGACACGCCAGGACGTTTGGGCTAACGTCGGTGCTCACAAACCAGGTCATGGACGTCCCCGAGGCCTTTTCCGTGGGCAAGAGGCCCGCCGGGGGAAACGTGTTGGCGCACGCGGTAAACGCCAGGTTCATGATGGCTAGGCCGAATAAGGCCAAGGCGGAGGGCTACATGTGGCCTCTCGACGTCCCCGGCATGCCCCCGGACGTCCGTATAGACTACCGCATCACGGATGCTGGCCTAGAGTAG
- a CDS encoding PaREP1 family protein, translated as MEYARAALDLLEAARAELAAGDLRQASEKAWGAAALAVKAYAYWRDSQRLASHGELWRYAKKMAEELGDWVHDAWAQANAMHINYYEGWAQREQVEKAIERVARLVEEVARRIGVKP; from the coding sequence GTGGAATATGCAAGGGCAGCCCTAGACCTCCTTGAGGCGGCCAGGGCCGAGCTAGCGGCTGGGGACCTCAGGCAGGCCAGCGAAAAGGCGTGGGGGGCCGCGGCCCTGGCGGTCAAGGCCTACGCCTATTGGCGGGACTCCCAGAGGCTGGCCTCCCACGGGGAGCTGTGGCGCTACGCCAAGAAGATGGCCGAGGAGCTCGGCGACTGGGTACACGACGCGTGGGCTCAGGCCAACGCCATGCACATAAACTACTACGAGGGGTGGGCCCAGAGAGAGCAAGTGGAAAAGGCGATAGAGAGAGTGGCCCGGCTAGTGGAAGAAGTGGCGAGGAGAATAGGCGTGAAGCCGTAA
- a CDS encoding formate--phosphoribosylaminoimidazolecarboxamide ligase family protein, translated as MVSVAVLASHSALDVLDGARDEGLRTIAVAKRGRDRAYREFPVVDRLIVLEDYRDILKIVDVLKAEEAVFVPNRSFAVYVGYDAIEREFPVPIFGNRFLLRWEERTGPYNYYRLLDEAGIRRPRTFRPDEVDRPVIVKMPEAERRVERGFFVARDRDDLYKKAKRLAEAGVIRLEDLDHASIEELVLGAHFNANYFYSPLRRRLELHSFDRRIQSDLDGVYRLPAREQLELNPEVRYIEVGHEPATIRESLLEKVFDVGHRFVEAARRLVPPGVIGPFTLQFIVTPQLDLVVYDVAPRIGGGTNVYLGVGGQYSKLYFGRPISMGRRIAMEIREAAQQGRLEEVTT; from the coding sequence GTGGTCTCGGTGGCGGTGCTTGCCTCTCACAGCGCCTTGGATGTGTTGGACGGTGCCAGGGACGAGGGGCTGAGGACTATTGCCGTTGCAAAGAGGGGGAGGGATAGGGCGTATCGGGAGTTCCCCGTGGTGGATAGGCTCATCGTGTTGGAGGACTACCGGGACATATTGAAGATCGTCGACGTGTTGAAGGCGGAGGAGGCTGTGTTTGTGCCAAACCGCTCTTTCGCGGTGTATGTGGGCTATGACGCCATTGAGAGAGAGTTCCCCGTGCCCATCTTCGGCAATAGGTTTCTGCTGAGGTGGGAGGAGCGGACGGGGCCCTACAACTACTACCGCCTCTTGGACGAGGCGGGGATAAGGAGGCCCCGGACCTTTAGACCCGACGAGGTGGACAGGCCTGTGATCGTTAAAATGCCGGAGGCGGAGAGGAGGGTGGAGAGGGGGTTCTTCGTGGCGAGGGACAGAGACGACCTCTACAAGAAGGCCAAGAGGCTGGCAGAGGCGGGGGTGATTAGGCTGGAGGACCTCGACCACGCGTCGATAGAGGAGCTAGTCCTCGGCGCACACTTCAACGCCAACTACTTCTACTCCCCCCTACGCAGGAGGCTTGAGCTCCACAGCTTTGACAGGAGGATACAGAGCGACTTAGACGGCGTCTACCGCCTCCCAGCGAGAGAGCAACTGGAGCTAAACCCCGAGGTTAGGTACATAGAAGTGGGCCACGAGCCGGCCACCATAAGAGAGTCCCTCCTGGAGAAGGTGTTCGACGTTGGGCATAGGTTTGTGGAAGCGGCGAGGAGGCTCGTGCCGCCTGGGGTAATTGGCCCATTCACCCTCCAGTTCATCGTAACCCCCCAGCTGGACCTCGTGGTGTACGACGTGGCGCCTCGGATAGGCGGGGGTACAAACGTCTACTTGGGCGTGGGCGGGCAGTATTCAAAGCTGTACTTCGGTAGGCCCATCTCCATGGGTAGGAGGATTGCCATGGAGATAAGAGAGGCAGCCCAGCAGGGGCGGCTGGAGGAGGTTACCACATGA
- the hemA gene encoding glutamyl-tRNA reductase has product MDFLAPLSAVVLTYREVGGDALGALAEEMRKCAEELAKATPMFVLHTCGRVEVYLYGASEEEVARVAARYRRFAEGVKVLRGAEAARHLFAVAAGLDSMLIGETDILGQLEEAYDRQVKAGYTRGLLKTVVERAVRVGKRVRTETGISRGPRGLGSLAVMYVSRMLDLREASVAVLGAGAVGAGLAMELAARGVKRLVVLNRTYEKAVEVANRVGGEARPLTEEEVEKCLAECDVVFSSVHTLQPVIKRVPPEARVKVIVDLGVPSSVVPNLPVAVVKIEDLRELAEEYNRERAGEVEKAWAIVDEEVARLPRLLARRYVEEATSAIMAQAMAAAEEEGKRAGCDTAVLAAKTTVKRTLLPLITKLKEMAENGKAEEAAKLIQLLQEALQS; this is encoded by the coding sequence ATGGACTTCCTCGCCCCCCTCTCCGCCGTCGTTTTAACCTACAGAGAAGTGGGAGGCGACGCGTTGGGGGCCCTCGCCGAGGAGATGCGAAAATGCGCCGAGGAGTTGGCCAAGGCCACGCCCATGTTCGTCCTCCACACATGTGGCAGAGTAGAGGTCTACCTATACGGCGCGTCGGAGGAGGAAGTGGCGCGGGTGGCCGCCCGCTACAGGCGCTTCGCCGAGGGAGTAAAGGTGCTTAGGGGGGCAGAGGCGGCTCGGCACCTCTTCGCAGTGGCGGCAGGCCTCGACTCCATGCTCATAGGCGAGACCGACATTCTGGGCCAGCTGGAGGAGGCCTACGACAGGCAGGTAAAGGCGGGGTACACCAGGGGGCTCCTCAAGACGGTGGTGGAGAGGGCGGTGAGAGTGGGGAAGCGGGTGAGGACAGAGACGGGAATTTCCAGGGGGCCCAGAGGCCTCGGCTCCCTGGCGGTGATGTACGTGTCGAGGATGTTGGACCTCAGAGAGGCCTCTGTCGCAGTCCTCGGCGCGGGGGCAGTGGGAGCGGGACTGGCCATGGAGCTCGCGGCCAGGGGGGTCAAAAGGCTCGTCGTCCTAAACCGCACCTATGAAAAGGCAGTGGAAGTGGCCAACAGAGTGGGAGGCGAGGCGAGGCCCCTCACAGAGGAGGAGGTGGAGAAGTGCCTCGCCGAATGCGACGTGGTCTTCTCCTCAGTCCACACCCTCCAGCCGGTTATCAAGCGCGTCCCCCCGGAGGCCAGAGTCAAGGTAATCGTCGACCTCGGCGTCCCCAGCTCCGTGGTCCCCAACCTACCCGTCGCCGTGGTCAAAATAGAGGACTTGAGAGAGCTGGCAGAGGAGTACAACAGGGAAAGGGCAGGGGAGGTGGAAAAGGCCTGGGCCATCGTGGATGAGGAGGTAGCCCGCCTGCCCAGACTGCTTGCCAGGCGCTACGTGGAAGAGGCAACATCCGCCATAATGGCCCAGGCCATGGCCGCCGCAGAGGAGGAGGGGAAGCGGGCCGGGTGCGACACAGCTGTCCTAGCCGCCAAAACCACAGTCAAGAGAACCCTACTTCCCCTAATTACAAAACTCAAGGAAATGGCTGAAAACGGTAAAGCGGAAGAAGCCGCAAAACTCATCCAACTCCTACAAGAAGCCTTGCAATCTTAA
- a CDS encoding glycosyltransferase, which produces MILSMITKNSAEKVGADFEAVWVSSLQVPYRAIILVDDSDTPKTREFVKRFADAHGKELVVERSRLYGWHKPTRATARQTAIDIFFERFSDEWLFFLDDDFILRSGWWEEARGYVEEPRVGLVWGIDYTPRWQERAAWVRVRGFDEVTHAIENFKVRGGLHDTLLRRRALEGVKIPPWLNVFEDAWVKKYVECKGWEWRIVKTGGDHLRDETTGGYERADFYIMAYVSSALKLEPVSWRSFLKALLGLPGYVYYSAKAYGLRLALQRGIDKWRHRVIYRWLLLRHKRNEDPCHVVITSSLSPPR; this is translated from the coding sequence ATGATTTTGTCTATGATTACGAAGAACTCGGCGGAGAAGGTGGGAGCGGATTTCGAGGCCGTCTGGGTCTCCTCGCTACAAGTGCCTTACCGCGCCATAATCCTCGTAGACGACTCCGATACGCCTAAGACGAGGGAATTTGTAAAACGCTTTGCCGATGCGCATGGGAAAGAGCTTGTTGTGGAGAGAAGCAGGCTGTACGGGTGGCACAAGCCCACCCGTGCCACTGCTAGGCAGACCGCCATTGACATCTTCTTCGAGCGGTTCAGTGACGAGTGGCTCTTCTTCCTAGACGATGACTTCATATTGAGAAGCGGCTGGTGGGAAGAGGCGCGGGGCTATGTGGAAGAGCCCCGCGTTGGCCTTGTGTGGGGAATTGACTATACGCCGAGATGGCAGGAGAGAGCGGCGTGGGTGAGAGTCAGGGGATTTGACGAGGTGACTCATGCAATTGAGAACTTCAAAGTGAGAGGTGGGCTCCATGACACGCTCCTGAGGAGACGCGCGTTGGAGGGGGTTAAGATACCGCCCTGGCTTAACGTGTTTGAAGACGCATGGGTTAAGAAATATGTGGAGTGCAAAGGGTGGGAGTGGCGGATAGTCAAGACGGGTGGAGACCACTTACGTGATGAGACGACTGGGGGTTATGAGAGGGCTGACTTCTACATAATGGCCTACGTCTCCTCTGCCCTTAAGCTAGAGCCCGTGTCGTGGCGTAGCTTCCTAAAGGCACTCCTCGGCTTACCCGGCTACGTCTATTATTCTGCAAAGGCGTACGGACTGCGGTTAGCGCTACAGCGAGGGATAGACAAGTGGAGACATAGGGTGATATACCGTTGGCTGTTGCTAAGACATAAGCGCAATGAGGATCCCTGTCACGTTGTGATAACAAGCTCACTATCACCGCCGAGATAA
- a CDS encoding glycosyltransferase, with protein MSLVAHHYWGSPGGGQLVCAAAAYALDKAGLAPVLSGTFKFDPGKYVEWYGIDISKYPRVTLPVGAKAFGLWARLLVWLPAKRAVEKYRPRLIFTDEVAYKPIAGAAPLVEYIHFPFEVFIDPRFRGTGLAYGEDPYITERYSRFPLSLYWRIYVKLLPRYARENPFHYASLVLANSSWTADVAKEVYGERPTVLNPPIAPNVEVVESPRPFEEREPAVVMLGRFSQEKRYHWAVTEVAPRLVKEVPGAMLYIFGGAATPTLRAYMEEVKRLAEKSGVAHAVRLIPNAPRREINATMDRARAFFHATINEHWGIAVAEAMARGLPPVVHKSGGTWSDLAQGAGLGYASAEEAVEQLAKFLTDPKAWKAASAASVAKAKGLTLDVFAKKLADLVSAI; from the coding sequence ATGTCTCTTGTGGCACACCACTACTGGGGCTCCCCCGGCGGGGGCCAGTTGGTCTGCGCCGCGGCGGCCTACGCTCTGGACAAGGCGGGGTTGGCGCCCGTGCTCAGCGGCACGTTTAAGTTTGACCCGGGGAAGTACGTGGAGTGGTACGGCATAGACATCTCCAAGTACCCCCGCGTAACTCTGCCAGTGGGCGCCAAGGCCTTCGGCCTTTGGGCCAGGCTCCTGGTGTGGTTGCCGGCCAAGAGGGCCGTTGAGAAGTACAGGCCGCGGCTCATTTTCACAGACGAGGTGGCGTATAAGCCCATCGCCGGCGCGGCGCCCCTGGTGGAGTACATACACTTCCCCTTCGAGGTGTTCATAGACCCCCGCTTCAGGGGCACCGGCCTGGCCTATGGGGAGGATCCCTACATAACAGAGCGCTACTCCCGCTTCCCGCTGAGCCTCTACTGGCGCATCTACGTCAAGCTGTTGCCAAGGTACGCCAGGGAGAACCCCTTCCACTACGCCAGCCTAGTCCTCGCCAACTCAAGCTGGACCGCCGACGTGGCCAAGGAGGTATATGGGGAGAGGCCAACCGTCCTCAACCCCCCAATTGCGCCCAACGTAGAGGTGGTGGAGTCGCCTAGGCCCTTCGAGGAGAGGGAGCCCGCCGTGGTTATGCTGGGCCGCTTCTCGCAGGAGAAGCGCTACCACTGGGCCGTCACAGAGGTGGCGCCGCGCCTCGTGAAAGAGGTGCCGGGCGCAATGCTGTACATCTTCGGCGGCGCCGCCACGCCCACGCTGAGGGCCTACATGGAGGAGGTGAAGAGGCTGGCTGAGAAAAGCGGCGTGGCACACGCCGTCCGCCTAATCCCCAATGCCCCGAGGCGGGAGATAAACGCCACCATGGACAGGGCCAGGGCCTTCTTCCACGCCACGATAAACGAGCACTGGGGGATAGCCGTGGCCGAGGCCATGGCCAGGGGGCTACCCCCCGTGGTCCACAAAAGCGGAGGCACGTGGAGCGACTTGGCCCAGGGGGCCGGGCTGGGCTACGCAAGCGCTGAGGAGGCAGTGGAGCAGTTGGCCAAGTTCCTCACAGACCCCAAGGCCTGGAAAGCCGCGTCCGCCGCCTCCGTCGCCAAGGCAAAGGGTCTAACACTAGACGTCTTTGCCAAAAAGCTGGCCGACTTAGTGTCGGCGATTTAA
- a CDS encoding aspartyl protease family protein, which produces MRHLLGSTIVSVGTFSARARIWNPADKRREAVVELVVDTGATYTVLPRSLFERLGISPIRSMRLADGRTVERPLGEVGIEVKGRYASATPVVFGEEGIYLLGSVTMEELGLAPDPVEKRLKPTEALLM; this is translated from the coding sequence TTGAGACATTTATTGGGGAGCACCATTGTCTCTGTTGGCACGTTTTCTGCGAGGGCGAGGATCTGGAATCCCGCGGACAAGAGGAGGGAAGCCGTGGTTGAGCTGGTGGTAGACACGGGGGCTACCTACACCGTGTTGCCGCGCTCTCTGTTCGAGAGACTGGGCATATCGCCCATCAGGTCAATGCGGCTTGCAGATGGGAGAACTGTGGAAAGGCCACTGGGCGAGGTGGGGATAGAGGTAAAGGGCCGCTACGCGAGCGCCACACCTGTAGTCTTCGGCGAGGAGGGCATCTACCTCCTCGGCTCTGTGACCATGGAGGAGCTGGGCCTAGCCCCAGACCCCGTGGAAAAAAGACTCAAGCCCACAGAGGCGTTGCTGATGTAG
- a CDS encoding DUF402 domain-containing protein has protein sequence MKVRIRGIFATALTKLALDWGFSIVQPTGKIVERFDLPVDNSPPDVTVIDHESKSGVVVLGKCGAVEAFVERLREAVDPVVVKADLGVHDVFVGKVVGEGRVEGPGGIVLRVPPRFAPTVGSVGVFTVVRPPLGPVEGVAVPDIIVEGDYVELSTSPGVRFSRHIPEGERVRLRLLAETRLGWLGGLGVRFKSSARFAEDEAVVREAEALYRELVELAKGGEAGAVLRRGRCLALALFDKAAKERLDEVRRSVVPTARGHHALRAQGLGKCLDLLDYLGVEAYERAAEFLARGAVEIWHIKPWGEMVKMRGEAVGVFGDWLVVKRPLRPGGVLDGIGVKIERGFYALTCVPRRGNYVVHTYYTPEGRAVGTYINVNSEPEWGRRIIYIDLLVDVAYVGGEAKVLDLEEYRRYEDVFPARLRPPSGVLSPPVACGERGIIEAPPQSASS, from the coding sequence GTGAAGGTGCGGATCCGCGGGATTTTCGCCACGGCGTTGACGAAGTTGGCGTTGGACTGGGGTTTTTCCATTGTCCAGCCTACGGGGAAGATTGTGGAGAGGTTTGACCTGCCTGTGGACAACTCGCCGCCTGACGTCACTGTGATTGACCACGAGTCGAAAAGTGGGGTTGTCGTGCTGGGGAAGTGCGGCGCCGTGGAGGCCTTTGTGGAAAGGCTTAGAGAGGCGGTGGATCCCGTAGTAGTTAAGGCGGATCTGGGCGTACACGACGTGTTTGTGGGCAAAGTTGTGGGCGAGGGGCGCGTGGAAGGGCCGGGGGGCATTGTGCTGAGGGTACCACCTCGGTTTGCGCCGACGGTGGGGTCCGTGGGAGTTTTCACCGTGGTGAGGCCGCCTCTCGGCCCAGTGGAGGGCGTGGCCGTCCCCGACATCATAGTCGAAGGCGACTACGTGGAGCTCAGCACTTCGCCAGGGGTTAGGTTTAGCCGCCACATTCCGGAGGGGGAGCGGGTGAGGCTTAGGCTCCTCGCCGAGACCAGGCTGGGCTGGCTGGGGGGCCTGGGGGTGAGGTTTAAATCGTCGGCGCGGTTCGCGGAGGATGAGGCCGTTGTTAGAGAGGCGGAGGCCCTCTACAGAGAGCTGGTGGAGCTGGCTAAGGGGGGAGAGGCGGGTGCTGTGCTTAGGCGTGGGCGGTGTCTGGCGCTGGCGCTGTTCGACAAAGCGGCGAAGGAGAGGCTGGACGAGGTTAGGAGGTCGGTGGTCCCCACGGCGCGTGGCCACCACGCGCTTAGGGCACAGGGGCTCGGCAAATGCCTCGACCTACTCGACTATTTGGGCGTGGAGGCCTATGAGCGGGCGGCCGAGTTTTTGGCTAGGGGGGCTGTGGAGATTTGGCACATAAAGCCCTGGGGAGAGATGGTGAAGATGCGGGGAGAGGCGGTGGGCGTCTTCGGCGACTGGCTAGTGGTCAAGAGGCCTCTCAGGCCGGGCGGCGTCTTAGACGGGATTGGGGTTAAGATTGAGAGGGGGTTCTACGCCCTTACCTGTGTGCCTAGGCGGGGGAACTACGTGGTCCACACCTACTACACGCCTGAGGGGAGGGCCGTGGGGACGTACATAAACGTCAACTCAGAGCCCGAGTGGGGCAGGCGGATTATATACATCGACCTCCTCGTAGACGTGGCGTACGTCGGCGGCGAGGCCAAGGTGCTGGACCTGGAGGAGTACAGGAGGTACGAGGACGTCTTCCCGGCGAGGCTTAGGCCTCCCAGCGGGGTCCTGTCCCCGCCAGTGGCCTGCGGAGAAAGGGGGATTATTGAAGCTCCTCCTCAGTCCGCCTCCTCTTAA
- a CDS encoding ATP cone domain-containing protein, with translation MVKVIKRDGREEEFVVEKIVVSILKAGAPVDVARKIAKKVECAVMDRESVTAKELTMLILTELKKVNEQWYRNWIVFDQAVKRRRTEEELQ, from the coding sequence ATGGTCAAGGTAATTAAGAGGGATGGGAGAGAGGAGGAGTTTGTGGTTGAGAAAATTGTCGTGAGCATATTGAAGGCGGGCGCCCCCGTGGACGTGGCGAGGAAGATAGCGAAGAAGGTGGAGTGCGCCGTCATGGACCGGGAGTCTGTCACGGCAAAGGAGCTGACAATGCTCATACTCACTGAGCTGAAGAAGGTGAACGAGCAGTGGTATCGGAACTGGATAGTCTTCGACCAGGCGGTTAAGAGGAGGCGGACTGAGGAGGAGCTTCAATAA
- a CDS encoding cyclase family protein yields MYIDLTQYLGPDTPVFPGYPRPALLQWSKYDVHGYYSNVLFAPEHVATHVDSPAHFVPGAKTVDQIDPAKFISRFVALDFSHLPPRGAVTLRDFEASLPRGVELGPGWAVLIRTGYDAYAGSEKWLEHPDISPELAEHLAKLGVNAVGVDAPSPDHAPFEVHKILLSREVLIYENLTNLGAVVGRTGLFIGLPLKIKGGSGAPVRALAQV; encoded by the coding sequence ATGTACATAGATTTGACACAGTACCTGGGTCCAGACACGCCGGTGTTCCCGGGCTATCCAAGGCCGGCTCTCCTGCAGTGGAGTAAATACGACGTGCACGGCTACTACTCCAACGTCCTCTTTGCCCCAGAGCACGTGGCCACGCACGTGGACTCCCCCGCGCACTTTGTCCCAGGCGCCAAGACGGTGGACCAGATAGACCCGGCCAAGTTCATCTCCAGATTCGTGGCCCTGGACTTCTCCCACCTCCCGCCGAGAGGGGCCGTGACGCTTAGGGACTTCGAGGCGTCTCTGCCGCGGGGCGTGGAGCTGGGGCCCGGCTGGGCTGTGCTAATAAGGACGGGCTACGACGCGTATGCGGGAAGCGAGAAGTGGCTTGAGCACCCCGACATAAGTCCAGAGCTGGCGGAGCACTTGGCCAAGCTCGGGGTAAACGCCGTTGGAGTAGACGCCCCAAGCCCAGACCACGCCCCCTTCGAAGTGCACAAAATTCTGCTGAGCCGCGAGGTGTTGATATACGAAAATTTGACGAACCTAGGGGCCGTGGTTGGGAGGACTGGTCTCTTCATAGGCCTGCCGTTGAAGATAAAGGGCGGCAGCGGCGCGCCAGTGAGGGCTCTGGCGCAAGTATAG
- a CDS encoding glycosyltransferase — translation MIELAYVVSNVLGGLYLAILLIGLGQRARPGGGPEVENYLVVVVTVGDWRVLPALRETVGRLEELGLRYVVVSSRPLPFSNVLVVPREEDGSKYRAIRWFVKNYARGDVWYIFLDDDSYPLDRQFLRDIAYYGARGYVAGNGVLVPRPGKSRLAYALDWVRHFDDLTRQRLALRLLKRPIFGLHGELLIVRGDVLREIWPSMGDTVTEDFRFAMELLRRGYKVFQTSTRVSVKSPNSLRDFLRQRARWANSLHEALRYGNAAAVAAVALSAALWATAPLWVLYGPNLAAVVTGIYAGVYVYGSLKARRYIVDVWLASLLELIGLLAGAVRRTRHFYVIDKT, via the coding sequence GTGATTGAGCTGGCATACGTAGTGTCTAACGTATTGGGCGGGCTGTACCTCGCCATTCTGCTAATCGGCCTCGGCCAGCGGGCTAGGCCGGGCGGGGGACCCGAGGTTGAGAACTACCTCGTGGTGGTGGTTACGGTTGGAGACTGGCGCGTGTTGCCCGCCTTGCGGGAGACGGTAGGGCGTCTAGAGGAGCTGGGGCTGAGGTACGTGGTCGTCTCGTCTAGGCCTCTGCCCTTCTCCAACGTGCTCGTCGTCCCGAGGGAGGAGGACGGCTCTAAGTACCGGGCTATTAGGTGGTTTGTTAAAAACTACGCCCGCGGCGACGTTTGGTACATATTCCTCGACGACGACAGCTACCCGCTCGACAGGCAGTTTCTGCGGGACATCGCCTACTACGGCGCTAGGGGGTACGTGGCGGGCAACGGGGTGCTCGTGCCTAGGCCGGGGAAGTCTAGACTCGCCTACGCCCTAGACTGGGTGAGGCATTTCGACGACTTGACTAGGCAGAGGCTGGCCCTCCGCCTCCTGAAGAGACCCATCTTCGGCCTCCACGGCGAGCTGCTAATCGTGAGGGGAGACGTGCTCAGAGAGATCTGGCCCTCCATGGGCGACACAGTCACAGAGGACTTCAGATTCGCCATGGAGCTACTCCGCCGCGGCTACAAAGTCTTCCAAACCTCCACCAGGGTGTCTGTGAAGAGCCCGAACTCCCTCCGCGACTTCCTCCGCCAGAGGGCCAGGTGGGCCAACTCCCTCCACGAGGCGCTCCGCTACGGCAACGCGGCCGCCGTCGCGGCCGTGGCCCTCTCAGCCGCCCTCTGGGCCACCGCCCCCCTGTGGGTCCTCTACGGGCCCAACCTAGCGGCAGTGGTGACTGGCATATACGCCGGCGTCTACGTGTACGGCAGCCTCAAGGCGAGGAGGTACATAGTTGACGTGTGGCTGGCCTCGCTCCTAGAACTCATAGGCCTACTAGCCGGCGCCGTAAGGAGGACACGCCACTTCTATGTAATAGACAAGACCTAA